The Oreochromis niloticus isolate F11D_XX linkage group LG15, O_niloticus_UMD_NMBU, whole genome shotgun sequence genome includes a region encoding these proteins:
- the LOC109194789 gene encoding apolipoprotein B-100 — translation MRGVPLRIALSGTFTPGIKGGLRIARDMIKVTFMPSAGIEFVTQMVSHSPEYVNSGLEMQTNVFHESGLHAKITRAVMKYNRRRHVITADIQIPDYNVKAGGWVLWMETQRADELTPSLLI, via the exons atgagag GTGTGCCTCTGAGGATTGCACTCTCTGGTACTTTTACACCCGGTATCAAGGGTGGACTGAGGATTGCTCGTGACATG ATTAAAGTGACTTTCATGCCCTCTGCTGGTATTGAGTTTGTAACTCAGATGGTTTCTCACAGCCCTGAATATGTCAACTCTGGATTAGAAATGCAAACGAATGTTTTCCATGAGAGTGGCCTCCATGCCAAGATCACAAGAGCAGTCATGAAATACAACAGAAGGAGGCATGTTATCACTGCTGACATCCAGATCCCTGACTACAATGTGAAGGCTGGAGGCTGGGTGTTGTGGATGGAAACACAAAGGGCAGATGAACTCACTCCATCTCTCTTgatttaa